In one Amaranthus tricolor cultivar Red isolate AtriRed21 chromosome 8, ASM2621246v1, whole genome shotgun sequence genomic region, the following are encoded:
- the LOC130821399 gene encoding probable 6-phosphogluconolactonase 1 — translation MAFPRIQTNRGELRIHGSLDSLNNDLADYICELSQAAVNERGVFNIVFSRGCYLSILGKLTQSPYDQLIDWKKWHVFWTDEQLVSSPIPESNFFHVMKDLYRKVDLENAHPFCTSFSAKEIVSKNESWILELVVSGLVKMCSNNDYPKFDLILLEMGSDGRVASLFPNHSALGVKDWIAYFNDYPEPPLKRIIFTLPVINSASNVVVVATGSDRTEAVRHAIKEPNVGPNASPARMIQPTQGKLVWFFDKQAASNLEEGVLDSRLIIEGYEIVF, via the exons ATGGCGTTCCCTCGAATTCAAACGAATAGAGGGGAGTTAAGGATTCATGGAAGTTTAGATTCTCTTAACAATGACTTGGCGGATTATATATGTGAATTATCACAAGCAGCAGTAAATGAGCGGGGTGTCTTCAACATTGTTTTTTCCCGTGGTTGTTACCTTAGCATATTGGG AAAACTTACACAAAGCCCTTACGACCAACTGATTGATTGGAAAAAATGGCATGTTTTTTGGACTGATGAGCAATTGGTATCTAGTCCAATTCCTGAAAGCAATTTTTTTCATGTAATGAAAGATTTGTATCGCAAG GTGGACTTGGAAAATGCACACCCTTTTTGTACTTCCTTCTCTGCAAAAGAGATTGTAAGCAAGAATGAATCATGGATCCTTGAGCTTGTAGTTAGCGGACTGGTAAAGATGTGTTCGAACAATGACTACCCCAAGTTCGATCTCATCCTTCTCGAAATGGGATCTGACGGACGTGTAGCTTCTCTGTTCCCTAATCACTCCGCGTTGGGTGTGAAAGATTGGATTGCCTACTTCAATGACTATCCCGAGCCTCCACTAAAGAGGATAATCTTTACGTTGCCTGTTATCAACTCGGCATCTAATGTGGTCGTGGTCGCAACAGGGAGTGATAGAACCGAGGCTGTACGCCACGCCATCAAGGAACCTAATGTGGGACCCAACGCCTCGCCTGCAAGGATGATACAACCCACACAAGGAAAATTGGTGTGGTTTTTTGATAAACAAGCTGCGTCTAACCTTGAGGAGGGTGTTCTAGATTCCAGATTAATAATCGAAGGCTATGAAATTGTTTTCTGA